tttcttccatttttaagcttgagctcttcatgacaatggagagctaaacccatttttgttggggttagaagTAGCTACTGCACTCTTATGTAATTGCAAtgctttgaatatataaatgccTTTTTCATTGAATGTTAGTCTTTTTGTTTCTTCACTTAAtgcttgcattgatttagccatcaattgcatgatttttggttcattgggtgtggaaatatcttttgaaaccttgatttggaacaagaaaactcaatggagcttgtacctaggaatggggcttgacccattggttgtcttaaaccttaatgcataaagcaaatttgcttatcaagagttcaaggaattgacttttaataagggaatttaggctcaatccattaagaaattagggtttgagtaaaattgtgggttggcattagcatattaatgaagaggatgtcaaattgtagttgcatgagagcatagttggtgaattctaaccccgacaatatcaagtcatatcatttctaatcttttccattcactaagtgcctttaacttccaaagttcaattttaattatttatgcaaaatttaatttcatacattgaaactcaaaatatggatttattcattagtttaaattagtcaccaattacgcaattaattagtatacacgagtctcttgggaaacgatatcccggtcttaccggttactacttgcacgacttggtacacttgccaaagtcttaacaagtttttggcgccgttgccggggacccgTATCTAATACTAGACTATTGTGTGATTTTGACTTATTTAGACTTTCTTTTGTTCATATTTACTGCTTTCGGTTTACTTATATACGCACATTATTTGTGGGCTAACTTGTAGTTTGAGCTTGCTTTTGTTGTTGCTCTATAGTTTATGAAGAGTAGGATCCATACAAGGAGGACTGCATCTTCAGAACTACTCCTTGCTGATCCTGAGATAGAGAAAACTGCCCGCAAAAATAATAGTGCCACAAGGAGAAGATGAGCTTAAGCGCAACAAGTTGCCCATCACTCTTCTACTTCATACATTCTTTCGTCTACTTCTCAGAATCTTGATTCTTACTCAGAAGAAGAAATGGTAGACAACCCTCATGGTGATGGTAGAGGTCGTGAAAGACACACTTTGGAAGATTATGCAGCGTTCACAGGCCATATTAACTTCAACAGTATTGCTAGGCCAACAGTCAATGCCACCAACATGGAGATGAAGCCATCTCTTATTCATCTGGTGCAGAGTAATCAGTTCAACGACCTGTCTCATGAGAATCCTTACACTCATCTGGTCACATTCTTAGAGATATCCAATACTGTGAAGATCCATCAAGTTTCTGATGAAGTCATACGACTGAGTCTCTTCCCGTTCTCACTAGCAGGACCTACAAAAGCCTGGCTGAATTCATTTCTTGAAAATAGCCTCACTAACTGGGATGATGTGGTTGCAAAGTTCTTGAGCAAATATTTTCCCCAGTCCAAGGTTAACAAGGAAAAACAGGAAATCTCGGCATTTCAATAAGATATGGATGAGTCCTTGGGCCAAGCATGGGATATATTCAAGGGACTGCTGAGGAAGACTCCCATTCATGGGTTTGATCAACCTACACAACTTACTCTTTTCTTGGCAGGTCTTAAATCCCAGTCAAAGTTGATGTTAGATGCCTCTGTCGGTGGGAGTATCAAGTGGAAGACGCCAGAGGAAGCTTATGAGTTAATATAGAATATGGCAGTTAATGATAATGAAGCCTATATTAAGAGAGCCCATTCTCAAAAGAAGGGTATTCTAGAGCTTCAATCTCAAGATGCTCTATTGGCTCAAAACAAGATTATGACTCAGCAGCTGGAGACCCTCATGAAGAAACCGTCACAACTTCCTCAAGAGCATCAAAATGCCTCTATAGCTCAACTCCAACAAGTGCAAAGTTGTGAGTTATGTGGAGGAAACCATACCAATGGGCAGTGTGCTATGCAAAGCACATCTCAAGAGGAAGTTAGTTATATGGGCAATCAAGGCCGACCAGGGAACTATAATCAAGGATGGAAACCTCACCAAAACATGGGCCAAGCAGGACCTTCCAATAGGCccccacatcaacaaacttaccAACATCCCTCTCTGACTGACAGAACCTCAAAGCTTGAGGACATGATGCAACAGTTCTTGCAAAtgtcaattcaaaatcaaaaaaacactgatgcatcaataaaaaatttggaGGTGCAAGTGGGGCAATTAGCCAAGCAATTGGTTGATCAATGAGGAAGTTCTTTTTCCGCCAATACCGAAGCCAATCCCAAAGAGCAATGTAAGGCCATCTTCACTAGAAGCAGAAAGGAGGTTGGACTAGGTTCTAAAGAAAATGTGGAGGCTAGAGAAAAGAGAAGGAATGAAGAAAAGATTCAAGAGgaagaagttgatgaagaaattgttgtggaagaagaaaagaataaaagtgaagagaaggataaagagaaaagacaaaaagacAAAGTTGTTGTGAAACCCCTTTCCTATCATCAAAATCCttcaagaaaagagaaagagaaacaaTTAGCTCGGTTCAAAGACATATTCAAGCAACTTGAGATCAAGATCTCGTTTTCTGAAGCATTACAACAAATACCTTCTTATGCAAAGTTCATGAAGGAATTCCTtagcaaaaagaagaaatacatAGAAGAGGAAACCATTAAAGTGCAAGGGAGTTGTAGTGCCATTATTCAGAAAAATCTTCCTCCAAAATTCAAGGATCCGGGTAGCTTCACCATCCCCTGCACCATTGGAAATCAAGATATGGGGAAAGCTCTTGTTGACTTAGGGGCTAGCATTAATCTGATGCCCCTATCTATGCTTAAAAAGATTGGTGGCCTCGAAGCCAAGCCAACAAGGATGACCTTGCAACTAGCAGATAGCTCCATCAAGTACCCTTATGGCGTGGTGGAAGATGTGGTGGTGCAAATAGATAATCTTAAATTCCCAGTTGATTTTGTGGTGATGGAAATGGAGAAAGATGAAGGGGTACCACTCATTCTTGGGAGGCCATTCATGAAGACAACAAAGGTTGTTATCAATGTGGATGATGGAACGCTAAAATTGAAAGACCAAGATGAGGAGGTGACGTTCAATGTTCTTGAAGCTGTTCAAGAACCGATTGATGAACAAAATAGTCTTAAGGTCGTCAATGAAGTCTTATCTGTGACTAGTAGACCTTGGCAAGCTTCAAAGTTGCTTGAAAAGTGCTCTAATTGTTTCTCTGCGAAAGTGAATGAAGAGAAGGAATAGAAATATGGCGTTCGAGTTCACCACCACTCTTTGATGGGAACTAATGAGCTTAGACTTGGCCAACCAATTGTGATGAGAAAGGAAAATTTGAAGATTTCTCCTAGAAGATTCAAGTCAAAATGGTCAAGGTTGTGGGTTATTAGAGACATCAAAGTTGATGGAAGGATTGAAATTGAAGCTCCTTATtctagaaggactaaattggtgacTAGGGATCAATTGAAGTTGTATAAGTGTGAGGTCGGGAAGCAACACACCAAAAGTACCAACCAAACTTAAGCGCCTTACCCGTCAGGCTCGGgacgttaaacaagcgcttcctgggaggcaacccagcGTTCTCAACCCTTTCTCTTATTCCATTTTGTTGCTTTAAGTCTTTTTGTGAAATTTGGTGTGTTTGTGAAAATTGATGTCAAGTTGAGCATGCTTTTCTCTTTGTTTTAAGTCATGTGTGCATCAACCTTTTGATGTTGTTAGTGTGGTTTTAGGGTGTATTTTAAGTTAGTCGTAGCTTGGTTTTTGTTTGAATACATGTTTGACAAAGTGTTGAGTGCCAAGGTTCAAAGGTTGAGAGAAAAATCATAGAAATCAAAACTCTGCAGCTTCAGCGCTCAGCCTTGATTTCTGATGCTCAGCCTCAGCACGGAAAATACACCTCTACAACTTTAGCGCACAACGTCGGTATTGGGCGCTCAGTGCCACACCAAAAAACCAGAAAACCCTGTTTTTACTGATACGGCGCTAAGCG
This region of Vigna unguiculata cultivar IT97K-499-35 chromosome 5, ASM411807v1, whole genome shotgun sequence genomic DNA includes:
- the LOC114184707 gene encoding uncharacterized protein LOC114184707, giving the protein MKEFLSKKKKYIEEETIKVQGSCSAIIQKNLPPKFKDPGSFTIPCTIGNQDMGKALVDLGASINLMPLSMLKKIGGLEAKPTRMTLQLADSSIKYPYGVVEDVVVQIDNLKFPVDFVVMEMEKDEGVPLILGRPFMKTTKVVINVDDGTLKLKDQDEEVTFNVLEAVQEPIDEQNSLKVVNEVLSVTSRPWQASKLLEKCSNCFSAKVNEEKE